A window from Chrysemys picta bellii isolate R12L10 chromosome 2, ASM1138683v2, whole genome shotgun sequence encodes these proteins:
- the LOC135981752 gene encoding uncharacterized protein LOC135981752: MESSQDRKRAPAWTEREVRDLLAIWGDEAVIAELRSSKRNGKVLEKISKAMKDRGHNRDTQQCRVKIKELRQAYHKAREANGRSRAEPQTCRYYAELHAILGGAATTTPTVCYDSLTGETHREDGSGNEEEDDEGTVGSSQQQGSGETGFPNSQDMFVTLDLEPVTPELTQDPQGTQETSAANVSPSQRLVNIRKRKRKTRDEMFTKLQMSAQADRAQQNAWRQSMSEMRKAQYEREERWRAESREEQSKWRAEDDRWRQLADRRQEAMLRLLEHQTDMLECMVELQERQQEQRPPLQPLCNQQPSSPSSIASSPRRPRTRWGGLRPPSHSTPDDRPSIRRLAFNKS, translated from the exons atggagtcctcccaggatcgcaaaagagctccagcatggaccgaacgggaggtacgagatctgctcgccatatggggagatgaagcagtgatagctgaactccgtagcagtaaaagaaatggaaaagtattagaaaagatctccaaggccatgaaggaccgaggccataacagggacacacagcagtgccgcgtgaaaattaaggagctacggcaagcttaccacaaagccagagaagcaaacggaaggtccagggcagagccgcaaacttgccgctactacgcggagctgcatgcaatcctagggggtgcagccaccactaccccaaccgtgtgctatgactctctcactggagaaacacacagggaagacggttcggggaacgaggaagaggACGATgaaggtactgtaggtagctcacagcagcaaggaagcggagaaaccggtttccccaacagccaggatatgtttgtgaccctggacctggaaccagtaacccccgaactcacccaagaccctcagggcacacaggagacctctg ctgcaaatgtttctccttcgcagaggctcgtgaacattagaaagagaaaacgtaagacgagggacgagatgttcacgaagctgcagatgtccgcccaggctgatagagcacagcagaatgcgtggaggcagtcaatgtcggagatgagaaaagcccaatatgaacgagaggagaggtggcgggctgaatcacgggaagaacagagcaagtggcgggctgaagacgataggtggcgtcagcttgcagacagacggcaagaggcaatgctccgtctgctggagcatcaaactgatatgcttgagtgtatggttgagttgcaggaaaggcagcaggagcagagaccgccgctacagcccctgtgtaaccaacagccctcctccccaagttccatagcctcctcaccaagacgcccaagaacacggtgggggggcctccgtccacccagtcactccaccccagatgatcgcccaagcatcagaaggctggccttcaataagagttaa